GGTGGTGTAGGACTGGCCGCCACCGCTGCTGGCGATGGCTTGCAGCAGGGCCACATGCGACCCTTCACCGATGGAGACGGTGGAAATGGTGATGCCCTCGCCACGGCACTGGGAGGCCATGGCCTCATAACCCGTGCCGGAGGTCTGGCCATCGGTGAGGATGATCATGTGCTTCACCTTGGCCTTCACCCGCCGCAGGGCATCGCGGGCCTGCTCCAAGGCGGGCTGCAGATTCGTGCCGCCGCCTGAGGCCACGGAGGAAATCTGTCCCGCGATGGTGGCGGTGGAGGTCAGCCGGGTCATCGGGGCCACCACATGGGCCTCGCTATCGAAGGCATAAATGCCGATGAAGTCATTCCGCCCAAGCACCTCGGCGGTGGCGATGGAGGCGCTTTTGGCCATCTCCAGCTTTTCACCCGCCATGGAGCCGGACCGATCCATGACGATGGCCACGGCGGCGCTTTGTTTTTCCTCTTCATCGGGCGCTTTCAGCCTAACGGGAAGGATGTCATCAATGGGCGTCTTGTAGAAACCACCGAGGCCGAAGCTGTTGGGCCCGCCGAGCATGAGAAAGCCGCCGCCCAGCTTGTCCACATAATCACGCATCGCATTCATGGCCCCTTCGCCGATCTGGTGGGCGGGCACGTCGCTGAGGATGATGCCGTCGTAACCGGAGAGTTGATCGAGCGTGCTGGGGATGTTGCCCGGCTGGCGGAGATCCAACTCGATGCCTTCTTTGGCCATGGCCTGCTGGAGGTAGGCGGCCTCGCCCGTTTCGCTGTCCAGGTAAAGCAGGCGCAGGCGGCCGCGCACATCCACCAGGGTCAGGGCGCTGTTGTTGGCCGGGATGGAATCCGCCGCGATGCCTTCCAGCACGGCGCGATATTTGAAGGTGTCGCGTGTTCCCGGGGTGCGGGTGAAGGTTTCCGCCAGGGGCTGTCCAGGCCTCAGGGTCACGGGCCGTTGCTCCACCTGAATGCCATTTTCGAAAAGCTTCAGCGTGCCCTGCGTCTCCAGGGTGGACTCCAGGTGGGCGGTGAGTTTCAGCGTCGCACCTTCATTCAGGCGGTTACGGCTGGCCACCAGCTCGCGCACTCGGGCATCGGGCTTGCGCGGCCCTGCCACTGGCAGCGCATGGATGCGCACGCCCGAGACACTGGCCTGGCGCGCCGCCTCCAGCAGACGACCACGAGTTTCATGCCCGTCGCCAATGAGCACGATGTCGCGGCTGGCCCCGGCGGGGAAAAGCGCCTGCGCATAGTCCACGGCGGCGCTGTAGTGGCTGTCGCCTCCGTGGGTGGTGAGAAAGGTGGCCACGTCCGGCTTCGGGCCTTCGGGCAGCAGGGCAGGCTCATCACCCAGCAGCACCACAAAGCTTTCCGCCTCTGCGCCCAGGCTCCCTTGCAGACGGC
This sequence is a window from Prosthecobacter algae. Protein-coding genes within it:
- a CDS encoding VWA domain-containing protein, translating into MDWESPKLLLLALPALALLLWFESQSAHPMEGLRKRLLLVVRAVGILLALAALAGPARVSQTGKKALGIILDASQSMGAEGIEKGLAEARRLQGSLGAEAESFVVLLGDEPALLPEGPKPDVATFLTTHGGDSHYSAAVDYAQALFPAGASRDIVLIGDGHETRGRLLEAARQASVSGVRIHALPVAGPRKPDARVRELVASRNRLNEGATLKLTAHLESTLETQGTLKLFENGIQVEQRPVTLRPGQPLAETFTRTPGTRDTFKYRAVLEGIAADSIPANNSALTLVDVRGRLRLLYLDSETGEAAYLQQAMAKEGIELDLRQPGNIPSTLDQLSGYDGIILSDVPAHQIGEGAMNAMRDYVDKLGGGFLMLGGPNSFGLGGFYKTPIDDILPVRLKAPDEEEKQSAAVAIVMDRSGSMAGEKLEMAKSASIATAEVLGRNDFIGIYAFDSEAHVVAPMTRLTSTATIAGQISSVASGGGTNLQPALEQARDALRRVKAKVKHMIILTDGQTSGTGYEAMASQCRGEGITISTVSIGEGSHVALLQAIASSGGGQSYTTTDAASITRIFTQDTLMHTGRMMREEPFIPNLVEKHPMLAGFDKWTSPDLLGYVKTIRKSTAQVPLLTDMGDPLLAHWRFGLGKVTAFTSDAKSRWASLWIVRWPDFSRFWSQLLRETARPPQGRHMDLATEMRGDDALLQVDLEEDAGTRANDARVQAEVFFVAADALGAPLKPVQNLSLGQTGPGRYEGSFRPDQPGVYLIRAQSGAEMVSAGLVHNPGSEASLGTVNESLLQQATQITGGKVLQPGQVPDLSQTRAVQYIELWPSLILTLLFLFLVDLAIRRWEHVQGIWELVVPQKK